A genomic window from Acidimicrobiales bacterium includes:
- a CDS encoding hydrogenase maturation protease yields MNDRVLVAGVGNIFLGDDGFGSEVARRLASEALPDEVTLTDFGIGGIHLAYELLEGYKTAILVDACPRGEEPGTVFVMEADRDETRDGPTDQPAAIASALADAHAMEPGSVLEMVGALGVATRVLVVGCEPADVDEGIGLSPPVRGAVGEAVRVVLALLEDERASADPVASASGSSGGARARRES; encoded by the coding sequence GTGAACGACCGGGTGCTGGTGGCCGGGGTGGGCAACATCTTCCTCGGCGACGACGGCTTCGGCTCGGAGGTGGCCAGGCGCCTGGCAAGCGAGGCTCTCCCTGACGAGGTCACGCTCACCGACTTCGGTATCGGCGGCATACACCTCGCCTACGAGCTCCTGGAGGGATACAAGACCGCCATCCTCGTGGACGCCTGCCCCCGCGGCGAGGAGCCGGGGACGGTCTTTGTCATGGAGGCCGATCGGGACGAGACCCGAGACGGCCCGACGGATCAGCCGGCCGCGATCGCAAGCGCGCTGGCTGACGCGCACGCCATGGAGCCCGGCTCGGTCCTCGAGATGGTCGGGGCGCTCGGGGTGGCTACCCGGGTGCTCGTCGTTGGATGTGAGCCCGCTGACGTCGATGAGGGAATCGGGCTCAGCCCGCCTGTCCGCGGGGCGGTCGGCGAGGCTGTCCGGGTGGTGCTGGCGCTGCTCGAAGACGAGCGGGCGAGCGCGGACCCGGTCGCGTCGGCATCAGGATCGTCTGGTGGTGCCAGAGCGAGAAGGGAGAGTTGA
- a CDS encoding YceI family protein, whose amino-acid sequence MTRFRIDPGRSHVWTESRSSVHPIHGEADGLHGEMDVQLLDGRLDLSVPPRIRLELDVERLKSGNALYDGEMLRRISARRFPTIVGEVKEMRELDSSDRYHVAGELKFHGVTQREHGEVTVEVNDGRTLVIDGEQTFDVRDFDIEPPKFLMLKVHPDVTVRVHVVAEAEG is encoded by the coding sequence ATGACACGGTTCCGCATCGACCCGGGCCGGTCCCACGTCTGGACCGAGTCCCGCTCGAGCGTGCACCCGATCCACGGAGAGGCGGACGGCCTGCACGGCGAGATGGACGTCCAGCTGCTGGACGGACGACTCGACCTGTCGGTCCCTCCGCGCATCCGCCTCGAGCTGGACGTGGAGCGGCTCAAGTCAGGGAACGCCCTGTACGACGGGGAGATGTTGCGCCGCATCTCCGCACGCCGGTTTCCCACCATCGTCGGAGAGGTCAAGGAGATGCGGGAGCTGGACTCCTCGGACCGCTATCACGTGGCCGGCGAGCTCAAGTTCCACGGCGTCACCCAGCGCGAGCACGGGGAGGTCACGGTGGAGGTCAACGACGGCAGGACACTGGTGATCGACGGAGAGCAGACTTTCGACGTCCGGGACTTCGATATCGAGCCGCCCAAGTTCCTCATGCTCAAGGTTCATCCGGATGTGACGGTCCGGGTCCACGTGGTCGCCGAGGCAGAGGGGTGA
- a CDS encoding HypC/HybG/HupF family hydrogenase formation chaperone has translation MCLGIPGEVVELLPDQPDLATVDVSGVRRSINVGLLENEVVSPGDWVLIHVGFAMSKIDEDEARAALEFLEGIGQAYDDELRALQESGIDGP, from the coding sequence ATGTGCCTGGGCATACCCGGTGAGGTGGTAGAGCTCCTTCCCGACCAGCCCGACCTGGCCACCGTCGACGTGAGCGGGGTGCGACGCTCCATCAACGTGGGCCTCCTGGAGAACGAGGTGGTGTCGCCCGGCGACTGGGTGCTCATCCACGTCGGCTTTGCCATGTCCAAGATCGACGAGGATGAAGCGAGGGCCGCACTCGAGTTCCTTGAGGGGATCGGCCAGGCCTACGACGACGAGTTGCGGGCCCTCCAGGAGTCCGGGATCGACGGACCATGA
- the hypD gene encoding hydrogenase formation protein HypD, translating to MRFVDEFRDAEKAQALAAQITALCEPARHYKLMEVCGGHTHTIYKHGIDDYLPESITLVHGPGCPVCVIPMGRVDDAIAIAEQPDVILTTFGDMMRVPGGRGSFFDSKAKGADIRMVYSPLDALKVARHNPDKRVVFMAIGFETTAPSTAMTVLRAASEGIENFSIFCNHVTIIPAIKAILDSPDLRLDGFIGPGHVSTVIGCRPYDFIARLHAKPLVCAGFEPLDILQSVYMIMQQLAGGRAEVENQYSRVVPWEGNPKALAVISEVMELRPYFEWRGLGFISHSALKVRDSYAAFDAERIFEVPGVRVTDPKACQCGEVLKGVIKPWECKVFGTACTPETPIGTCMVSSEGACAAYYNFGRFSRDRVKEAIRT from the coding sequence GTGCGCTTCGTCGATGAGTTCCGAGACGCCGAGAAGGCACAGGCGCTGGCCGCCCAGATCACCGCCCTGTGCGAGCCGGCTCGCCACTACAAGCTGATGGAGGTCTGCGGCGGCCACACCCACACGATCTACAAGCACGGCATCGACGACTACCTGCCCGAGAGCATCACGCTCGTCCACGGCCCCGGTTGCCCGGTCTGCGTGATCCCAATGGGCAGGGTCGACGATGCCATCGCCATCGCCGAGCAGCCCGACGTCATCCTGACCACCTTCGGAGACATGATGCGGGTGCCCGGCGGTCGGGGCTCGTTCTTCGACTCGAAGGCGAAGGGCGCCGACATCCGCATGGTCTACTCGCCGCTGGATGCCCTGAAGGTGGCCCGGCACAATCCCGACAAGCGGGTCGTGTTCATGGCCATCGGCTTCGAGACGACGGCCCCGTCAACAGCGATGACGGTCCTGCGGGCAGCATCGGAGGGAATCGAGAACTTCTCGATCTTCTGCAACCACGTCACCATCATCCCCGCCATCAAGGCCATCCTGGACTCTCCCGACCTGCGACTCGACGGGTTCATCGGGCCCGGTCACGTGTCCACCGTCATCGGGTGCAGGCCCTACGACTTCATTGCCCGCCTGCACGCCAAGCCCCTGGTCTGCGCCGGCTTCGAGCCGCTCGACATCCTGCAGTCCGTCTACATGATCATGCAGCAGCTCGCGGGCGGCCGGGCCGAGGTGGAGAACCAGTACTCCCGCGTCGTGCCCTGGGAGGGGAACCCCAAGGCGCTCGCCGTCATCAGCGAGGTGATGGAGCTTCGCCCCTACTTCGAGTGGCGGGGGCTGGGTTTCATCTCCCACTCGGCCCTCAAGGTTCGGGACAGCTACGCCGCCTTTGACGCCGAGCGGATCTTCGAGGTCCCAGGGGTGCGGGTGACCGACCCCAAGGCCTGTCAGTGCGGAGAGGTGCTGAAGGGCGTCATCAAGCCGTGGGAGTGCAAGGTGTTCGGGACCGCCTGCACACCAGAGACACCGATCGGCACCTGCATGGTGTCCTCCGAGGGAGCCTGTGCCGCGTACTACAACTTCGGGAGATTCTCCCGCGACCGCGTGAAGGAGGCGATCAGGACGTGA
- a CDS encoding hydrogenase maturation nickel metallochaperone HypA, with the protein MHELGMCEAILDTVERRAAGRRVSAFTVRVGTLHRVVEPAMDQAFALASEGTLAEGAELHLVVLPVRGTCASCGLTTESAEPPVACAGCGATDLELSGGDELILESIEVDAPLRVERSADVPGHTR; encoded by the coding sequence ATGCACGAGCTCGGGATGTGCGAGGCAATTCTCGATACGGTCGAACGTCGGGCCGCCGGACGACGGGTGTCGGCCTTCACGGTCCGCGTCGGCACGCTGCACCGTGTGGTCGAGCCGGCAATGGACCAGGCGTTCGCCCTGGCCTCCGAGGGCACCCTCGCCGAGGGGGCGGAGCTCCACCTGGTCGTGCTCCCGGTGCGCGGCACGTGCGCGTCGTGCGGGCTGACGACCGAGTCGGCCGAGCCGCCCGTGGCCTGCGCGGGCTGCGGGGCGACAGATCTCGAGCTCAGCGGCGGCGACGAGCTGATCCTCGAGTCGATAGAGGTCGATGCACCACTGCGGGTGGAAAGGAGTGCCGATGTGCCTGGGCATACCCGGTGA